The following are encoded in a window of Methanobrevibacter ruminantium M1 genomic DNA:
- a CDS encoding pyridoxamine 5'-phosphate oxidase family protein gives MALEGAERIDEFISEAKVFFLATVDGDKPKNRPLGFHLLKDGKIYFGVGNFKDVYKQMEANPYVEIVALVETDFLRYYGKAVFEETYDMADAIVAGNEFLQGIYNDETGFKLAIFHLEEATAEIRDITGKINESYNF, from the coding sequence ATGGCATTAGAAGGTGCAGAAAGAATAGATGAATTTATAAGCGAAGCAAAAGTGTTTTTCTTAGCAACTGTTGACGGAGACAAACCAAAAAACCGACCATTAGGTTTCCATCTTCTTAAGGATGGTAAAATCTACTTTGGTGTTGGAAACTTTAAGGACGTATACAAACAAATGGAAGCAAATCCTTATGTTGAAATTGTAGCCCTTGTAGAAACTGATTTCCTAAGATACTATGGAAAAGCTGTCTTTGAAGAAACATACGACATGGCTGATGCTATAGTTGCTGGAAACGAATTCCTGCAAGGAATTTATAATGATGAAACCGGTTTTAAATTAGCTATTTTCCACTTGGAAGAGGCCACTGCGGAAATCCGTGACATAACCGGTAAAATCAATGAATCATATAATTTCTAA
- a CDS encoding HEAT repeat domain-containing protein has product MSSNSDKDILKELRDITKDKESWKSNINHVAVKLNDDFSLSVKAKVLWLLGEMGLKHPLEIEEYVDDIAVYLEDDHPKLRERSANAIGRIGRADKNLVINYMDKLMKLSDDESESVRHAFIWACENIAVNAPELFCEKLDIFYEMISDPGEKVRIEAPEIFRVVGKRNPSCVKPYLDKLEHIAENDENPVVRIHSAGAVRITRKALKESDNA; this is encoded by the coding sequence ATGTCAAGCAATTCAGATAAAGATATATTAAAAGAATTAAGAGATATAACAAAAGACAAGGAAAGCTGGAAATCAAATATAAATCATGTCGCAGTTAAATTGAATGATGATTTTTCCCTTTCAGTAAAGGCAAAGGTCTTATGGCTTCTTGGAGAAATGGGTTTAAAACACCCATTGGAGATAGAAGAATATGTCGATGACATTGCAGTTTATTTGGAGGATGATCATCCTAAATTGAGGGAAAGGTCAGCTAATGCAATTGGAAGAATAGGCAGGGCTGATAAGAACTTAGTAATCAATTATATGGATAAATTGATGAAACTGAGTGACGATGAATCAGAAAGTGTAAGGCATGCATTCATCTGGGCTTGTGAAAACATAGCTGTAAATGCTCCAGAATTGTTTTGTGAAAAATTGGATATATTTTATGAAATGATTTCAGATCCTGGTGAAAAGGTTCGCATAGAAGCTCCTGAAATCTTTAGGGTAGTTGGAAAAAGAAATCCAAGTTGTGTAAAGCCTTATTTGGATAAATTAGAGCATATAGCAGAAAATGATGAGAACCCTGTTGTTCGCATTCATAGTGCTGGTGCAGTTCGAATTACAAGAAAAGCCTTAAAAGAAAGTGATAATGCTTAA
- a CDS encoding class I SAM-dependent methyltransferase: protein MGFFSNMRKPEGKLGNIQLKSMNKEHTPVSLWGLKHLDISPEDTILDIGCGGGMNINRMAQTAKKVYGVDYSIESVNLSKEVNADFIRSGKVEVYEGNVSNLPFEDNSFDIVTAFETVYFWPDIEKSFGEVKRVLKPDGMFLIGCESNGANNLAMKFFDRVIDMELYEDNELYGFLKNNDYGDITIYLRDGKNKQEIIKKDDKTFVIDDDYDNFSISDRWVQWMTITAIK, encoded by the coding sequence ATGGGCTTTTTTTCAAATATGAGAAAACCAGAAGGAAAATTAGGCAATATTCAATTAAAATCAATGAATAAGGAACATACTCCAGTTTCATTATGGGGTTTAAAACATCTAGACATTTCTCCGGAGGATACAATTTTAGATATTGGGTGTGGCGGGGGAATGAACATTAATCGTATGGCTCAGACTGCAAAGAAGGTTTATGGGGTTGATTATAGCATAGAAAGTGTAAATCTTTCAAAAGAAGTGAATGCTGACTTTATTAGGAGCGGAAAGGTTGAAGTTTATGAAGGAAATGTTTCAAATCTTCCTTTTGAAGACAATAGCTTTGATATTGTAACTGCTTTTGAAACAGTTTATTTTTGGCCAGATATTGAAAAATCATTTGGAGAGGTTAAAAGAGTTCTTAAGCCAGATGGAATGTTTTTGATTGGCTGTGAATCAAATGGGGCAAACAATTTAGCAATGAAGTTCTTTGATCGTGTAATAGACATGGAACTCTATGAAGATAATGAATTATATGGATTTTTGAAAAATAATGATTATGGTGATATAACCATTTATTTAAGGGATGGAAAAAACAAACAAGAGATTATTAAAAAGGATGATAAAACCTTTGTAATTGATGATGATTATGATAATTTTTCTATTTCAGATAGATGGGTTCAATGGATGACTATAACTGCTATAAAATGA
- the truD gene encoding tRNA pseudouridine(13) synthase TruD has translation MLNANTYVTEEEGIGGTIRNRWEDFYVEEIPEVIPDGEGPNIYIWIEKLGRTTLDVLLDIARDLHIDRKRMGFAGMKDKKAITRQWICIANMDSEEQFAQVEALAGTIHNTEFLKVIRGRKKLRMGQLKGNKFRILVKDIDGMESDNEETRKLAIEDAAKRADAILKTLEKTGVPNYFGWQRFGKPRTNTHLVGEALIHNDLKEAVRRYIGNPSEEESEDSRKARQAFDDGNWEESLELMHPGMRYEKMMLKVLLKEKRRAIRKIAEEEGIEIEEVDESKVELSDKAYKNAIHALPKPLQRMFVHAYQSFLFNAAVSERVAMGMDKYIEGDIVIDKEERIVRDKTPEEFQEMVSSFEINQTCPLYGTKVPFAGGEVGKMEEEILNSYGLTRDDFEVPKMPRLGSHGLRRSMRFQVWDASATATEDGVMCEFSIDKGSYATAVLREVMKKDVY, from the coding sequence ATGCTTAATGCAAACACTTATGTAACAGAGGAAGAAGGTATCGGCGGAACTATAAGAAACAGATGGGAAGACTTCTATGTTGAAGAGATTCCGGAAGTAATTCCAGATGGAGAAGGTCCAAACATTTATATTTGGATTGAAAAATTAGGAAGAACCACCCTTGACGTTTTGCTTGATATTGCAAGAGACCTCCATATAGACAGGAAAAGAATGGGCTTTGCTGGAATGAAAGATAAAAAGGCCATCACTCGCCAATGGATCTGCATAGCGAATATGGATTCAGAGGAACAGTTTGCACAAGTTGAGGCATTAGCAGGCACAATTCATAATACTGAATTTTTAAAAGTAATTAGAGGTCGAAAAAAGTTAAGAATGGGTCAGCTTAAAGGAAATAAGTTTAGAATTCTTGTTAAGGATATTGATGGCATGGAATCAGATAACGAAGAAACTCGTAAATTAGCCATTGAAGATGCTGCAAAAAGAGCAGATGCCATCTTAAAAACCTTGGAGAAGACTGGAGTTCCTAACTACTTTGGCTGGCAAAGATTTGGAAAGCCAAGAACAAATACTCATTTGGTTGGAGAGGCTCTTATTCATAATGATTTAAAAGAGGCTGTCAGACGTTATATTGGAAATCCTAGCGAAGAAGAAAGTGAAGATTCAAGAAAAGCCCGACAAGCCTTTGATGATGGAAATTGGGAAGAATCCCTTGAATTGATGCATCCTGGAATGCGCTATGAGAAGATGATGTTGAAAGTGCTTTTAAAAGAAAAAAGAAGAGCAATCAGGAAGATTGCAGAGGAAGAAGGAATTGAAATTGAAGAAGTAGATGAATCCAAAGTGGAATTATCAGATAAGGCTTATAAAAATGCTATTCATGCACTTCCAAAGCCACTTCAAAGAATGTTTGTCCATGCTTATCAGTCATTCCTATTCAATGCTGCAGTAAGTGAGCGTGTAGCAATGGGTATGGATAAATATATCGAAGGAGATATTGTCATTGATAAGGAAGAGAGAATTGTAAGAGATAAGACTCCTGAGGAGTTTCAGGAAATGGTATCTTCCTTTGAAATAAATCAGACTTGCCCTTTGTATGGTACAAAGGTTCCATTTGCAGGTGGAGAAGTTGGCAAGATGGAAGAGGAAATCTTAAACAGCTATGGATTGACTAGAGATGACTTTGAAGTACCTAAAATGCCTCGTTTAGGAAGCCATGGTCTTAGAAGGTCTATGAGATTCCAGGTATGGGATGCAAGTGCAACAGCAACTGAAGATGGTGTTATGTGTGAGTTTTCCATTGATAAGGGATCATATGCTACTGCTGTTCTTAGGGAAGTTATGAAGAAGGATGTTTACTAG
- a CDS encoding cytosine permease — translation MEERTGLFSNGVIWFGVAISVSEIEAGIQLASMNTLDSIWLPLVLGHIIGGILLFSTGLIGARLRLNAMETIKSTFGNYGSKFFSTLNVLQLIAWVAVLNAQGASALMGLNLPISFPLTCIILSAIIAVWVYVGLRRSSKITTIMMIVLTALLVILSVKLLGVHISNALPIQNINSTALSFWSIFEISIAMPISWLPVISDYTKDVENPVNGTLVSAIAYTIASLWMYFLGIEIVGIGTTSIAQSILLAGLGAQGVIILVLSTVTSNFVAANSAGESAKAIFNRINPKIAGVVVSAISAILAISGIMDHYIGFLYLIASVFAPMAAVLLVSFYLSKEETGNARIWYWNIFAWLAGFIVYQATVNLDSIFLGPTLLAVIVSAILAYIPILLKNKSKLPNISK, via the coding sequence ATGGAAGAACGTACTGGACTTTTTTCAAATGGAGTTATCTGGTTCGGAGTTGCAATCTCTGTCTCAGAAATAGAGGCAGGAATACAGCTTGCTTCCATGAACACCCTTGATTCCATTTGGCTACCTTTAGTCCTTGGCCACATCATAGGAGGCATACTGCTATTTTCTACAGGACTTATAGGTGCACGTCTTAGATTGAATGCAATGGAGACCATCAAATCAACCTTTGGCAATTATGGCTCCAAATTCTTTTCCACATTAAATGTATTGCAGCTTATAGCTTGGGTAGCTGTGCTGAATGCACAAGGGGCTTCAGCATTGATGGGCTTGAATTTACCCATATCCTTCCCTTTAACCTGCATTATCCTGTCTGCAATCATTGCAGTATGGGTTTATGTAGGACTTAGAAGGTCATCTAAGATTACTACCATTATGATGATAGTGCTTACAGCATTGCTGGTTATTCTATCTGTAAAACTCTTAGGGGTCCATATATCCAATGCTTTGCCTATTCAAAACATTAATTCAACAGCATTAAGCTTTTGGAGCATCTTTGAAATTTCAATAGCTATGCCAATCTCATGGCTTCCTGTGATTTCAGATTATACCAAAGATGTGGAAAACCCAGTAAACGGCACATTGGTCTCTGCAATAGCATATACCATAGCAAGCCTTTGGATGTATTTTTTAGGCATAGAAATAGTTGGCATTGGAACAACAAGCATTGCACAATCAATCCTCCTTGCAGGTCTTGGAGCTCAAGGAGTGATAATTTTAGTGCTTTCAACTGTAACCTCCAATTTTGTAGCTGCAAATTCAGCAGGGGAATCAGCAAAGGCCATCTTTAATAGAATCAATCCAAAGATTGCAGGAGTTGTAGTGAGTGCAATAAGTGCAATACTTGCAATATCTGGAATTATGGATCATTATATTGGATTCTTATATCTTATTGCATCTGTATTTGCTCCTATGGCTGCAGTGCTCCTTGTATCTTTCTATCTTTCAAAGGAAGAGACTGGAAATGCTAGAATATGGTATTGGAACATATTTGCATGGCTTGCAGGATTTATTGTATATCAAGCAACTGTAAACCTGGATTCAATATTCCTAGGACCTACTTTGCTTGCAGTGATTGTATCAGCAATACTTGCGTACATTCCGATATTGCTTAAAAATAAGTCTAAATTGCCTAATATTAGCAAATAG
- a CDS encoding pyridoxamine kinase, with the protein MNETIKTLTIQDISCYGQCSITVALPVISAFGIETAILPSAVLSTHTSGFTDFTVRDLTEDLPEIRKHWEKEGIFFDSIYTGFIASAEQLDYIKDIIDSRLKENGLVFVDPAMADHGEFYNGFDQEFADKMGELCKLGDFILPNTTEACFILHKPWKESFTKEEMLEMAKELKAFTKRYVILKGYEEEDKMGMIVLDKIEDTIDIVYNEKINYVSHGTGDVFASSFVGSTMLGKSPSAAAKIAGEFTKKAIEKTIGDETHTYGVKFEQAIPELYDLLKSI; encoded by the coding sequence ATGAATGAAACAATAAAAACCTTAACAATTCAAGACATATCCTGTTATGGACAATGCTCCATCACAGTTGCATTACCCGTAATTTCTGCTTTTGGAATAGAAACAGCAATCCTCCCTTCTGCTGTACTCTCAACACACACTTCAGGTTTTACTGATTTTACTGTTAGAGATTTAACAGAAGATCTTCCAGAAATCCGTAAACATTGGGAAAAAGAAGGAATATTTTTCGATTCAATTTACACTGGATTCATTGCATCAGCAGAACAGTTAGATTACATAAAAGACATCATAGACTCAAGATTAAAAGAAAATGGCCTTGTATTTGTTGACCCTGCCATGGCAGACCATGGAGAATTCTATAATGGATTTGACCAAGAATTTGCAGATAAAATGGGAGAGCTTTGTAAATTAGGTGATTTCATTCTCCCTAACACAACTGAAGCATGCTTTATCCTACATAAGCCTTGGAAAGAAAGCTTTACAAAAGAAGAAATGCTAGAGATGGCTAAAGAGCTTAAAGCATTCACTAAAAGATATGTCATATTAAAGGGATATGAAGAAGAAGACAAGATGGGAATGATCGTTTTAGATAAAATAGAAGACACTATTGATATAGTTTACAATGAAAAGATAAATTATGTATCCCATGGAACTGGAGATGTATTTGCTTCATCATTTGTAGGATCAACCATGTTAGGTAAGTCCCCTTCAGCAGCAGCAAAGATAGCCGGAGAATTTACTAAAAAGGCAATTGAAAAGACCATTGGCGATGAGACTCATACTTATGGAGTTAAATTCGAACAGGCAATTCCAGAGTTGTATGATCTGTTAAAATCAATATAA
- the modB gene encoding molybdate ABC transporter permease subunit, whose product MMDWSPIFISMKTASLSIFITFFLGLIVAWLLVKIKNDTTKIVLDGIFTLPIVLPPTVVGFFLLYIFGIRGPIGSFFLDFFAVKIAFSWPATVIAAVVMSFPLMYRSARGAFKQVDSNLLDAGRTLGMSEWKIFWKILFANALPGIISGGILAYARGLGEFGATAMLAGNIAGQTRTLPMAVYSEVAAGNMGTAFDYVIFIVAISFIAIFIMDYFSIRKENQWKN is encoded by the coding sequence ATGATGGACTGGTCCCCTATTTTTATCTCAATGAAAACCGCAAGCCTATCAATCTTTATAACCTTTTTCTTAGGTTTGATTGTAGCTTGGCTTCTCGTTAAGATAAAAAATGACACTACAAAAATTGTACTGGATGGCATTTTCACACTTCCAATTGTATTGCCACCTACAGTAGTAGGGTTTTTCCTGCTTTATATTTTTGGTATCAGAGGACCTATAGGAAGCTTCTTTTTAGACTTCTTTGCTGTAAAGATAGCATTTTCATGGCCTGCAACTGTTATAGCTGCAGTGGTTATGTCTTTTCCTTTAATGTATCGTTCTGCTAGAGGTGCATTTAAACAAGTTGATTCCAATTTATTGGATGCCGGCCGTACATTAGGTATGTCTGAGTGGAAGATCTTTTGGAAAATCTTATTTGCAAATGCTTTGCCTGGAATCATAAGTGGCGGAATTCTTGCTTATGCCCGTGGCTTAGGAGAATTCGGTGCTACCGCAATGCTTGCCGGAAACATTGCCGGACAAACTAGAACACTCCCTATGGCGGTTTACTCTGAAGTGGCTGCTGGAAATATGGGAACTGCCTTTGATTATGTTATATTCATAGTGGCCATATCATTTATAGCGATTTTTATTATGGACTATTTTTCCATACGCAAGGAAAACCAATGGAAAAACTAG